In Pseudorasbora parva isolate DD20220531a chromosome 9, ASM2467924v1, whole genome shotgun sequence, the sequence CTAGTAAAACAGGTCGTAAAAGAAGGACAACTGGGTTTGTTTCTCTGGTGTGGGGAGATGCTCATAAAGATCTTTTGATAAACATTTGCAGTCAGGCCTCAAGGATAGGTGGGACCATTTGGGTCTGAGAAAAGAACCAAGATCTGCATAAATATTTGGGtgctaaatgtttattgttcttTGAACTGGTTGAGTATTTAAGGGGAAGGAGCAAACCGCTCAGGGAAACATCTGTATCCAGAACTTCCCACACTGTTCCGGTGTGTCTCTATAGCCAGGTAAATGATGACTCGTTGAAACTATGTTTATACTATTTTATACTTGAGTAACATTGTATGCTGATCAGTTGTGTATCATTGTCTTttaatttgactatattttgatgtttttgcctggctaaataaacattaactttgATTAATCTTGTATTATTCTAAGGCCGCTTCTTTTAGTATGATCAATCAGAGTCTGGTATTTCCGCAGGCGTTGTCTCAGGATAGATCAAACCGTAGGACTCAATGTATGGAGCATGGAGCACAGCATTAgggataatctgatttctgactatCACTGTATTAGCAAGTTGCAGTTCCTGTGATTATTATTCCCATTACGCTTTAAGATGAGTAAGCAGGCGCAAGaacttaaaggtaaaatattcacTCTGCAATCCTCTGACAAATATCAGAACTGGCCCGTCTGTGTTTGAGAATGTAATTCGCGAAACAGATATCTAAGAGATATCGGGTCCCTTGATGAGCGAAGATAGTGAGAAGTAGAGATACTCAGGGAGATCAAagatctaaattaaatcacaactCATCATACGATCAGCCGTACTTTATACACGTAACAAACTCAAGGAAACAATACATACAATTAGAGtcagattaaattaaaacatggagtcAGATTTAAAATTGGATCTTCACACTTCAATAAATTACAGTGTCCTTTATAGAAGCGCCTGAAAAGACGAGCACACATTATTCCTTCGACCAGCTGTTGGATTCCTACGTTGGGCCAAACAGGTGGAGTTTACAGATTTTATTATTGGAAATCACTGTTTAGATGTACCTTAATCAATGTGTGAATTGCTGCCattaataagatttaaaaatgtacattttaagcctcctacaaaatgtattttttcacaAAACGCGATATCCGCCAACccagtttctttacaaagtgcgaTAAAGAACGTTCAGGATGCTGCGCTAGCTCAGGATGTCACGCGAGGAGAGAGTCACCGCCGGTGAAGTGCTCCGAGTTTGCTCAGTGATTTAACGAtaatagcaaaacaaaaaacatatttttaaaaagaggaTTCAATAGGCTAACCAAAAAAGGTTTACCATTTAATTGTTTATACTGTAGGCGAGCTGTCAGTCACATATAGGCTATGTCACTGATCAACAGCTGTCTGTCAGTCAGAGAATCAAAGCTTCAGAGTCAAGCTTTACTTTATGGATTTCGATGACGGATTGGAGCCGGTCAGGAAGGCATCTTAAGAAAATCATCAAAGGGAGAAGACCAAACGGGCAAGACATTCAGGGGAGCGAAAACATAGAAAGATTTATCTTGGTCATCGTGCGACTGCGAAGTAACGTTGGTCTGTGTCATAACACACACGCTTTTCGTAATGGTATTACAGTAGAATACTATAGCCTATGGTGGATATATAgcgttttgcaaaaaaaaaaaaaaaaaaattaggtaTGTTCTGGCCAAAACTAACTCGGAATCTTATTAATCAATCTTTGTATAtactattccatatatttatgatgtattgttttttaaccaatttaaGATGTTTGACAATGTTAAGATAAATATGTTGCAGTTTGGCATGGTTTTTGACTTATTTATGAACTATTTATggacataaaattaaattaaaattatccTGGATTTGAAGAATAGTGTCCCTGGCCTACACTGAGCTCAAGTAATAgtttaatgtacaaaaatgtacaACTTGACTGTTGATGTCTTACATAATGTCAAATAaccaacatttctcaaaatggATATATCTTGTTTTGCAACAAAACTCTTCAGAATGTAATTGTGAATTTATTTGGTTTCATCTTTGAGGAGGAAGGAGGAggaaatgcatttatttgtacAGTAACAGCTGCcactgagaatacttatttctctaAATAAGAGTAAAATCTGTTGCAGTTTAcataaattaagattttttctGTATGTTCCACACGTCAGCTGTAGTCTGGTTTATATAAGACTATAATCATTGTGTTGTTCTTAAATGTTATACAGGCATCATGTATAAATTTTGGCTTCACCCACAACAATTTACAAGTTCAATGTTACACGTGTGATGGGATTCAGATCTGGGGAATCTCCTCCTGTCTAGAATGGAGGAAATGTCATCGCTTTAAGGCATAACTGCATCTTAGGCCCCATTAGGCCCCAGGTGAGTTGCAAGAATATTTAGTTGCAGTCTGAAGTTCAGACTTTTACCAACTTGTTtgagattttttaaatgttcagtgGCTGTTATCAACCAAGTCATGTTCTAAGAGGTCATAGAAGACAAAACAAAAGGACTGACTGTAAGAATGTTTTTATTCAAGTGATGTTTCTCGCAGCCAGTACGGTATAGAATCATGGACAGGGAGACGTGTAGCTCCTCTCAAACGAGTCACCTGAAAGAGGACCGTCAAATGAGATCAATCACGGTCAGTGAATTCAGTCAGAGCAAAGCATGATTAGGGATTAAAGCGTACTCGTCTGATAGTAGTCGTAAACATTGATGACCGCTGGCTTGAGATTATTCACTGGAAGGACCTGGTTCAGCTGAAGAGTGTAACTCATGGGGACTCCTTTGGGAACCTGCAAGACAGACGCAATAAACAGCAGCACAAACACAAGCTTCCAGCTAGTGAATATACCCAGTGTACAGCCTCACCTCTTTCAGATACACTAGGACATGATCATCATCAGCATCAACTCGCTCCACTAGCGGGGCAAACGATTGGGGTGGAGAACCAAGCTGAGGGGAAGAGACCATAATTTACAGACACCATTACACCGGAGTCACATCAAGCATATTGGGACTAAACACTTAAACCCACGAACCGGTGATGCATCTGCGGTGAAGCCTGACAGGAGCTTAATGTCCACGATAACCATGTTAGTGCTTGCTTTTACACCGTTGTATCTGAGTGTGATGTGGGAAAAAGAGGTTTAGCCAACAGGATCAAGAACACAGCTTCCTTTTttttaagagaaaaaaaaattagctGGTTTCAGGACAAAGTCAAAGGTGTTCTTACTTCACTGTGAAATTCAATAGGAGACTGGCCCCAAGTGGTTGGCAGTTTCCAGTCACTGTCGCGTCGACACTCAGTGTTTTGGCCTCTTTAATGGGTGTTGGGATGTTGTAGAAACATGCAACCTATAGTACAAATAAAGCACAGTAAGATTTTGATGTGCAGCAGAAACTGTAAAGGCTGAAAATACAAACCTGCACAGACACACAAGTGGATCCTGATGCTTTAACACTATATTTGCCAGCAACATTCTTCAGCGGCTTCTCCTGATACAGCAGCCTGTTTTCCTGATTCACGGTGAAGCTATAAGAGTCACCCCTTATCACTGATGACTGGATTGTAACAGTGCTGGAGCCGTCCAAGCTGAACACTTGAGCAGCGTACACAGACAGTGCATGAAGAGCCACCACTGTGTCCTGAAAACAAGAACCAGATTAAAAGTTCCGCTCAAATGATTGCGCTCATGTTTGGTAGTCAGATGCACCTGGGTGGAGGAGAAGCCTCCATAAGGATTCTGCTGGGTCACTAGCCAGTTGACAATGCGGTTAGCATAGCCCAGAGTAGTCGTCGTAAGAGGCCGTTCAGTAAGAACCGCTAGCAGCACATAAGCGCTGATCTCCACTGCCAGAGTATCACCAGATGTGGTCTGAGACCAGTGGAGCTTAGTGCCTAAAGAGAAGGAAGGAAAGAAAGTTGATGACAAAACTGAACCGCTCAAACAAGAAGATGGTAAATTTCACCTTCAGAAATGGCTCTTTTGTTCAAGGCAGTTAAAAGCTGTGATCGACTGGTGGTCTCTCCAGCAAGACTGAAGGTGTAGGCCAGCAGAGACATGGCGTAAGTATTTCCCAGGCTCCCAACAACAGGCCTCAAGCAGGACAGAGCGTTGGTTAGGATGGGATCCTGAAAGCAAAAAAGATAGACAAGTCAGAACAGGAAGGTAATTTGCAAGGAGCTCATTGAACTACTGGAGATGTTTTTACCGTGACAGGGACACCTAGTTCAAGCAGCGATGCAACAACATAGGCAGTCATGGTCACACCATCTCCAACTCCACCCTAAAACATACCAGCAAATATGATTTAGAAAACCGGTCTCACACCAAGTTCATTGGTTAGAACTGCACAATTCAAAAATCGTTATTCTTTATTCCAGTACATGTTCAAAATGTGTGGTTGAAAAGACTGAAGCTGCTTATCTATACATTTGCATGACAGCTGCTCTCTCTGGATCAGCGTCAGCGAGAACATATGTGATTATACTTTAAAGTCCCTAAAGTATTTGGTTTGAAACCAGTTTCACGTAACAAGTGTCAGAGTGAGCAACCTGCTTTTTTGGTGCCCTTATCAATGAATGAGAGTCCACATCAGGAGCATGACGCCCCAACTCGGTCATTCATTAACATGAGCTGTGAAAATCTACACGTTGCTCAAGCTTACGACGTGAAGACCACCATTATTAATAAACAGCGGAACTGATGTCACTTACAAATAAGATAACATGGGTGTTTGAATAGAAAGCACAATCTTTTAACGATTATTGTGCAGCTCTAGTTGGAGCACATTGAGAAACATGTAATGTACCTTCATGTCATTGTGGTGCAAAGTTCCCTGCTGCATAAAACAGCCTTCTGAACCCTGCGTGCTGATCAACCAGCCCTTTGCAGTCTGCAGGACATTTGGATCTATGAAGATAAATTGCCTCGCTAGACCAAAGGACCTCAGGACAAAAGCAGTCAACCTGGCCATGGAGAGCATGTAGTAGTCACAAACTGAGCATACAAACCGCTGGTGAAAGATTATACACAGCATGAAACTCACCATGTATTGGATTCATCATAACCAAAGGTGCTGAATGAGCCATCATTGTGTCTGTAGTTCAGTTCTCGTTGGTATCCTGATTAGGTCAAAAGCCAAATGTAAATTGATCAGGACAAGAGTTACACAGTCTGACACACCAATAAGAAGATCAGGACTATTTCAAGTTTATTTGGTAATCCATACCACTCTGAAGGTAGCCCATGGCAGTCTCTCTAATGGCTGCAGTGAGTTGCCCCGTGACCTTCAGGTACAGCAGGATGTAAATATTGGGAGCAAGAACAATCATATTCTGTAACAACCCATCTAGATTCTTTAGTGCACGACCCATTATATCCCCTACAAGAGGATAAGCATAAAGCCACATCATAAACAACGTTATTCTACTAAATATCCCCTGTCAGTTTCTCCTCAATGAAACACTTTACCAATGACTGAAACAGAGCATCTGGCTGATCCCTGAACCACATTTTTTGGACGTGTCAGAGTCACATCTTCAGAAAGAACATTTCCTGTAGACCGAACAGAAAGGATCAGCATTGAGCACTAGGCTAATGTTTGGCTGTCCAGGAAGAATGTTTGAGAATCACTGAGTGCAAACAAACCCTTTGGACACAGCAACCAACTCTGGGTGTTTGTCCTTTCAACTCCTTCAGGCTATTAAAGTAATAAACCGCATCAGTAAAGCAGAATGAGCTCCATGATCAAACTCCAGAAGCAGTTTAACACTTACCAGGACAAGTAGACGTCGAGTGACAATGTCAATGCGGCCTCTCGTCGGCACAGTCACAGCTTCAGTGCCACATCGAGTCCGGGATGGCTCAGCTGAAGCATTGACAGTCACATTGACAGTTCCTGTGGGTGACAGACAAGTAGTAAGCAAGACCACACACTTCAAATTTAGAAAGAGACGGTATAAAACTGACCAAGAACAGAAGCTGAGAGAACCCATTTGAAGGTCTTTCTCCCATTGGCACAAAGACAGGACGAATATGGAGCACCATATGGTTTAAGAGTGCAGTTCGTGGAAGCTGGAGTCACTTTAACCTGCCAAAGAAACACATCATTTTCTCTATACAGGTCCATTTGTAGGATTTGGGGACAGATCCAACATGAAATGAACCATCAAtatgattcattcaaataattccaCAAACTCATTCTAGACCCAAATTGACAATCTAGGACCATAAATTAAGTGGGCTACATAGTGTCTGATGCCAAGTAACTATCAAATGGATGAATGGAACCAAGCAAGGTACACTTTCATTATAGGCATTGGTTCATAATTCAGAAGACTGATTGATTGAAATCTGTATAATTCAAGCATGTCTAAAGAGTCCCGTTCTCTctgtttaaatctagactataaacacatctctttactatggcatacacagaacattaacttaaattattcaaatcaatttaCTGATTGTTTGGCTGCTTTAACTAGGTCAGCTGGAACACTTCCCATGTCACCGTTTCATCATAAAATGACATCCACGCTAACTTTagtctctgtttatcccgagctTTACTGTAGTCAGCTGGATCCAGGCAGTGTCCAGattggatggtggacctgcacccagacatgaccaacgcatcctggagtgtctgccgagcagtgtcaattggtgtcttctcttaatttgcctcactggctcATCATCCTCAATAAAATCTGTCTCTGGCACAGCGACTCTGatctttcaaatattcatattcttgttcAAGCAAAGTGCCATACTAAAACTTGTCTTTTGCACAATACccagacatttttaatatttcaatatgatttctgacctgttaATTAGCCAGAATAAATCATACACCGTTTGTTTacaggccagaggagaactggaaaccaggctcagtcagggtgcttgcaaggtttatttttctccatcatgtccTGATGgggttttggttccttgccattGTCGCCTTGCTCAAGGTTTAGCTACAGGccaaattaaacacacctgaaccagctaaatGAATGTCTTCAAGGCAGGTATATTGAGGCAAGTTGgagccaaactctgcaggacagtgtcCCTACAGGACGAGTTTGGCCTGACACATTATAGAAatagatacaatttaaaaataaaccatgACAGACCATTATGCATTTAGACAGATAGCTGAAGactgtggccttcagatcaaACGACTCCCCACGGACAATTGAGTATGGCAGGGAAAGCTCCAGGAAGAAGGGCTGGAAGACCGTCAGCAAAGCAGGAGGTGCCAGACCAAAACCTTTGGAGGACAGGCAGAATGCCTCAGTCTCCCATGTGGTGATGGTGTCTGGAACCGTGAGAGGAACTTGTGTGGATCCAGTCGCTCTGAAGGACAGATGAAAGGGAGAAgtagtgtttttaaaaaaacaacaacaaaaaacacaagtAGCTTTAGGAGTAAACAAGATACTCTACTAACCCAACTTGAGAAAGCTGCCAGAGCCAGGTTTCAGGAAAGTAAGTCCTGATGGTCACTTCAGAAGCAGAAAGTGATGGTTCCTCTAAAAAAGGAAGTGTCGTCGCCATTTCTGCTACTGGAGCAGCAGTCATTTCTACTGTCACCATGTCTACAGGAGTACCACGAAAAAGCTCCACTGAAAGAGAAGCAATTTTACACTGATTTACTCTGAACTGTCAATGTCTGCAAAATAAACATGGGGCTCATAATTCCTCCTGTGGCATTAATATAAAATGTCAAGGCTAGTTCACCATCATGCAGAAACGTTATGGAAATAGCCTGTCTGCATAGACCTACTTTCAGGGATGCTGGGATACAGCTGGCACGGTGGGGCTCGTACAGCAAGATTTGTTGCGACCTTTATTCCCAGGCTCTTTCAGAataacaagacaaaaacatatttaaagtcAATGGTGCTGTATTATTCAGTGACTAAGTGGTCATGAGTCGTTTTGTACCTTGAAGGTTGTGTAAGCTTGATTTGTAGAAATTGTGTAGTGAGGTATATGAACAGGCCAATGGGGTTGAATACCAAAACACTGTGGTTCATCCTCAATGCTGTATGGATAACCTGATAGCGATTGCATTGGGAGCAAGTCAAACACCTGGGACAAAGAAACTGTTTAAACATCACTCTTTTCTGGAAAATGTAACCAAGTGTATTGTTTGTTACAGCGTTTAACAGTGTGTAAACTGAAAGCGCTTGTTAGttgtgtaacccctcctgttcgaacAGCCCTCTCCAAGCGGGGCTCAAACTCTGGTCTGGTATTAGTCGGACACTAACAAGGAGGGTAAAGGCTATAATCTCGAGCATCAGTTGCTAGAGGGTCTCTTGAGATCAGaagagtgaggtttacttgcacaggaattactagctggcctccgttagaGATGCAAACTAAAACGGCTATAATCAAATCAGTCACATAAGTGAGCCATCAACATTACTCAAATTCTAAAGATACCCAAGTTTCAATCAAAACCAACAAGAAAATCAAGTCAGCTGAACATGGATACCATTTCAGCACTCAGGCGTCTTCCTGGCTCCATGATCCGGACACTCTGATCAACAGCACTGACGCCACACAGCGATCCTGCTTGAGCAGAGACAGTCAGAACATTTCCCTCTGCAGGAACAGCTGTATCAGGAGAGAACTGCAGAGACACCTGAAACAAGGACCAACACACTGTAGGGCATGTCACCATTCCCCATGTAAAGCCAAAAGATGCCAGTGCACATCTTACCTGGTTTTGAAAACACATTTCTGTCTCAAAAGACATACTAGTAGCAACTACATTCTCACTGGGCAGAACGCAGTAGGCCAGAATCTGCACTGCTGGAGCCATAGTGGCACTGACAAACAGTTGGAAAGACACAGAGTCACTTGTGACAGTATTAGAAGCCCTCACGCTTACTCTCTGAAATCCATGGAGGACAATCACTCCTCTGGACAAGACCTGAAAGACGACAAATGTTGCATAAAATgaactttacaaaaaaaaaagcggttaataaataaataaatcttacgTCCACTCACCATATAAATGATGTCAGCATTGTAGTCGCCAGTCTCTCCAACAAAAGAATACGTCACAGTCACTGGAAACACAGCGCCACATTTGAGCGGCTGCTCGAGCTTCACTATAGTCAGTTCACTAGATGTTGGGTTGTCTGAAGCGGGTTGGACAACCTGAACAACCCTCCTATCTGTAGTGAAGTATGGCGATTTGTAACTATAAACAACTGCTGGAGTCACACTTGCCTGGGGAACAATGAACAGAAACAGTTTCTTGCAAGAGAGAAATCTTCATGTCACAAAATAGAGCAACTCCTACCACCAGATTGAGATCAGCTTTAGGAAGAGCAGCAGTGTTGAGGGAGAATGTGGCCAGTCCATTCTGGTTTGTGGTCAGATTGAACAGCAGTTTGTTGGGCCAGCTGTTACCATCCAGGAGATACACCACTTTGTTCACAATGGGAGTACCATTGAAACGAGACACTGATATCTGTTAGGAATGATCAAGGTTAAAAAAGGAAACCAATATGAAGGCTTCTGCAACCAGGGATGAATTTACCTTTCCATTAATCATTAATCCAGGTTCAAAATAATCTGAGAGATCAACAAACGTGACCTTGCCAACTTCAAATGTAATGGACACGGTTGCAGATTTTGACATCACTACatctaggaaaaaaaaaaaaaaactgcataaaaaaaaaaaaaaaaaaaaaaaaatcaacttcaTACATGTACCGTTGGTTTGGATCAGCCAATAGCTCACCTGTTCCCTCCTCAGTGACATTCACATTTACAAGAAATGAGTCTTGCATATTATATTCAAATTTGGTGTTGAAAAACTCTGACGCATCAACAGTAAGGGAGGCACAGCCCGTGGCATTCATCTGGAAGAAGGAGAGTCAAATGTAATTTAAGAACAAGCAGGAGACACCACTGTAAAGCAGGAGTCACACCTTTGTGGTTTTATTCAGACACCGATGGGTCACATTAGGAACCACAACATATGGAGCACGGCACACTTCCACCAACGCTTGACCAGGTACAGGTTGGCCATATGTGTATCTGGGAATTGAGTCACAGGGAACAAGATCAAGAATTGACCAACCACAAGACAAGAGAATGCAAGCCTCACTCACTTGGCACAAGCCTCAACCTTCAGTCCCACATCTCCAACGCTATACATTTGTGGTGTATTTATGGTCACATCAAACTTGGGCAAAACTAAACCAGAAACAAGACTCCTTAGATTAAGAACCCAGATATTCATTGAACTGCTGCACATTATATACACCAGGGGTCTCCAACCTTTTTTCACTTGAgagctactttttaaaaatgaaagttgCCAAGAGCTACTCATGTTCTACAATACTTAAAACtcttaaataatgcattataattctCATATTAACAACAATCCAAACTTTTTTTACACCTGAAAGAGTGTAGAAGTTCCAGTAGTCGGTACCAATACCATAAACATTTTACAGTAGTCAGTACCATTTTTGGTACCacagcaaaatgttttttttttcttttctttttactattcaaaaaaaataaatttaatttaaaacgtttattatttctgatgataattattataagtaaatcatacatttaaacatttaaatgccgtatgctgtttaaaaagtaatcattgtttacacataaaatataaagtgGAAAATAAGGAACCATCTAGGGCGGCATAATTaagttattattagtagtagagACGTATTTTTATTACATAGAGATGTAGTTACATCTACTGTATAGGCTACAACAGTAGCcaaatatattctgtcaatttctcAACATTAAACCAAACTTATAATGACGGGTGGCCGTGAAGACCTGTGTCTGTGTCTGAGTTCATATTACAGCTTACTTAAATGAAACGTTAAATTCTCATGAAGTGACAGTTTATGCGTctgtgtgtcctcatagtgacaCACGGCAGAGAcacgagagtgtgtgtgtgtgcacgcgcaGGCGGCCGTGCGCTGCCGCGCCCTCGCATCTGTGCCTGTTATTCACGCAGATACGCAGAATTTGCAGgcgtaatatttaaatagtaatttacagtttaatattcacagacactagtatATATTCTGCTACAGTTTGGAGCCCTGTGCTTGGGTTAACACGAAAGCTGCGTGTACAGAATATACTCGGGAGTCGGTACAACCGGTTAtacagaaatgctggtatcgtcatttttttttaaaaatttcacTACCAACATCGTACTAGTAGCCTACCTGTAATTGTGACAACCCTACATTTGCATGTTTACATTGAcattttttcataaataaaaaattctaagtCAGTCTAAATTAGCTCACTCTGATTAGATGCAAAGTAGCCTACGTCTTGGCGAGCTACCTCCAATCAGGCCACAAGCTACTGGTAGCTCACGAGCGACGTGTTGGAGACCcctgatatacacacacaactTACCATATTTTTTCACCTCAAAAACTTGGGAGATTATCCGGTCACCAATAAAAGCCTTTAGTGTGTACATCCCTATCTGAGCCTCTGGGTTTAACTCATGAGAAAGCTGCAAGATCCACTGCGGTGAGGAAACGTTTGTCCACTGACCAATCCGGTTATTACTATTGTCCTATTAAGACAATTAACAGCTCAGAAAAACAGCAGACAAGCAAAAAGCTTAATTGGCACCATTCAAAGACGTGCACTGGAACAAATTCTTacctccagcaccaccagagtGTACTGCAAGGAAAAAGAAATAGGCATTTTTAAAGCAAACATTGATGCAGCAGTCATTGAAGAGTGCAAAACTGCTAATTTAttgcatgttatttttatttttttacaatttgtTCATGGTCAGGTCTTACCATCTGATCAAAAGGCACAAATCTGGGATCCATGGTGACAACTCTGAAATTCACTACAAAAGACAGCTGCAAATGCTCATTGTGTCATGCCATTGATAATCAGAACTCTAATATTCAACCAAGGGTCATGAACTGCTCACCCGTTTGTCCTGGAATATAGATGGGTTTGTCTGTTTGGATGAAGGTCAGAGGCAGGTAACGTCTGAACATGACTTTCCTCTCTTCGGTTGCTCTGAAGACTTTCCCTTGAACTTCCACTTTAAGCTTCTGCACAGATTCTCCATCTCCTTGAGGAGCCTGTAAATAAATCCAGTTAACAACAAACCAGACAAGAAAGCCACATGTCTCATGATAACAGACCTGGAAACTAAAGCAGCTGTGAAACGGCTTAGAAGAAACCTGCTGCACAAGTTGAGTAGTCCGTTTTTTGTCATCAAGCAGAGAAACTGTCATTGTGAGACTCTCTTGGGGATTTAGAAGGGTTATGCATAATTTGGCCTCAGATCCAGACTCAATCACTGAAGGGAATGTCACCATGAATAACCTGTGGAAACATCATGAAGTTTAGATGCAGAGAACAATGGGAATCAGGTCAGAACATGTACATGTTGGTTGGACATTAACAAAGAGGCTGCCACAGAGTTGCTTGGTCTGTTCATAATGGCcaacttaataaataaattaattaattaaaaattcagtttgaaAATGTGCATGCGAGTGAGGAAATTCCCACCAGGTAAATCAACATGTGACAACACCAGTAATACCAGCATCACCGACAGGGGCTTTTAAAATCAATGATTCTGAAACAAAAGTTGTGCACAGCCACACATGGTGCGGAGCAAAGCGAGTGCTTCCAATGAATTCCTATGGAAGTTGAGCTTCCAGAATTAACTGAA encodes:
- the LOC137088871 gene encoding pregnancy zone protein-like, whose product is MAVKEICVWKELILALFLFAVDGQTSGPLFMVTFPSVIESGSEAKLCITLLNPQESLTMTVSLLDDKKRTTQLVQQVSSKPFHSCFSFQAPQGDGESVQKLKVEVQGKVFRATEERKVMFRRYLPLTFIQTDKPIYIPGQTVNFRVVTMDPRFVPFDQMYTLVVLEDNSNNRIGQWTNVSSPQWILQLSHELNPEAQIGMYTLKAFIGDRIISQVFEVKKYVLPKFDVTINTPQMYSVGDVGLKVEACAKYTYGQPVPGQALVEVCRAPYVVVPNVTHRCLNKTTKMNATGCASLTVDASEFFNTKFEYNMQDSFLVNVNVTEEGTDVVMSKSATVSITFEVGKVTFVDLSDYFEPGLMINGKISVSRFNGTPIVNKVVYLLDGNSWPNKLLFNLTTNQNGLATFSLNTAALPKADLNLVASVTPAVVYSYKSPYFTTDRRVVQVVQPASDNPTSSELTIVKLEQPLKCGAVFPVTVTYSFVGETGDYNADIIYMVLSRGVIVLHGFQRVSVRASNTVTSDSVSFQLFVSATMAPAVQILAYCVLPSENVVATSMSFETEMCFQNQVSLQFSPDTAVPAEGNVLTVSAQAGSLCGVSAVDQSVRIMEPGRRLSAEMVFDLLPMQSLSGYPYSIEDEPQCFGIQPHWPVHIPHYTISTNQAYTTFKSLGIKVATNLAVRAPPCQLYPSIPEMELFRGTPVDMVTVEMTAAPVAEMATTLPFLEEPSLSASEVTIRTYFPETWLWQLSQVGATGSTQVPLTVPDTITTWETEAFCLSSKGFGLAPPALLTVFQPFFLELSLPYSIVRGESFDLKATVFSYLSKCIMVKVTPASTNCTLKPYGAPYSSCLCANGRKTFKWVLSASVLGTVNVTVNASAEPSRTRCGTEAVTVPTRGRIDIVTRRLLVLPEGVERTNTQSWLLCPKGNVLSEDVTLTRPKNVVQGSARCSVSVIGDIMGRALKNLDGLLQNMIVLAPNIYILLYLKVTGQLTAAIRETAMGYLQSGYQRELNYRHNDGSFSTFGYDESNTWLTAFVLRSFGLARQFIFIDPNVLQTAKGWLISTQGSEGCFMQQGTLHHNDMKGGVGDGVTMTAYVVASLLELGVPVTDPILTNALSCLRPVVGSLGNTYAMSLLAYTFSLAGETTSRSQLLTALNKRAISEGTKLHWSQTTSGDTLAVEISAYVLLAVLTERPLTTTTLGYANRIVNWLVTQQNPYGGFSSTQDTVVALHALSVYAAQVFSLDGSSTVTIQSSVIRGDSYSFTVNQENRLLYQEKPLKNVAGKYSVKASGSTCVSVQVACFYNIPTPIKEAKTLSVDATVTGNCQPLGASLLLNFTVKYNGVKASTNMVIVDIKLLSGFTADASPLGSPPQSFAPLVERVDADDDHVLVYLKEVPKGVPMSYTLQLNQVLPVNNLKPAVINVYDYYQTSDSFERSYTSPCP